GACGGCACCGGCTCCGGCTGGGTGGGCGGTGACGAGAACGACTTCTCCAGGATCGACTTCGCCGGCATCGCCACCCGCGCCATCGACAAGGCGCGCGCGTCGCGCAACCCGCAGGCGATCGAACCGGGCCGCTACACGGTGATCTTCGAGCCGCAGGCGGTGAGCGACCTCATCGGCTCGGTGCGCGGCGCGATGAACGCGCGCTCGGCGGAGGAGGGACGGTCGCCGTTCAGCGTGCGCGGGCCCAATGGCAACGGCACCAAGCTCGGCGAACGGATCATGGACACGCGGGTCACGCTCGTCACCGATCCGGCCGACCCGCAGATCCTCGGCTCGCCCTTCGACGGCGAGGGGATGCCGACGGGCCGGCAGGTGTGGGTGGAGAACGGCGTGCTCAAGCAGCTCGCCTACTCGCGCTTCTGGGCCGCGCGGAAGGGCGTGCAGCCCAACAGCGGCGGGGGCGGCGGCTTCGGCGGTGGGGGCGGCGGCGGGCTCAAGATGCTCGGCGGCGATTCCACGCTCGACGCGATGATCCAGGGCACCGAGCGCGCAGTGCTCGTCACGCGCCTCTGGTACCTGCGCGTGGTGGACGGCCGCACGCTCGTGTACACCGGCCTCACGCGCGACGGCACCTTCCTCGTCGAGAACGGCAAGGTCGCGCGGAGCATCAAGAACTTCCGCTTCAACGACTCGCCGCTCTTCCTGCTGAACAACCTCGAAGCGGTGGGCCCGTCGGTGCGTGTCGCCGAGGGCGGGAGCGTGGTGCCGGCGCTCAAGGCGCGCGACTTCAGCTTCACCTCGCTCTCCGACGCCGTCTGATCGATGCCGAACTCCCGGTACCCCTGGGCCCGCTGGACCGACGAGCGCCTGCTGTTGCTGCGCTTCAAGGACCTCGGGCTCAAGCTGGAGGGGACCTGGGTGCAGGACTGCATCGACGAGCTGCATGGCGAACTGGAGGACCGCGGGCTGCGGCTCAAGCCGCATGTCTGGGTGAGCGACGAGTGGTTCTCGCCGGGCGGGGTGTCGGGGTTCGCGGTGCCCTTCTACCTGCTGCATCCGCGCCTGATGAAGCTCGAGCGCTCGCAGCTCATCGAGATCGAGGGCGGGCAGCACCACGAGTGCATGAAGATCATGCGCCACGAGTGCGGCCACGCCATCCAGCACGGCTACCAGTTGCATCGACGGCGCGAGTGGCAGCGGCTCTTCGGCAAGTCGAGCGTGCGCTACCCCGAGGCGTACCGTCCCAACCCGGCGAGCAAGCGCTACGTGCAGCACCTGCGCCGCTGGTACGCGCAGAGCCATCCCGACGAGGACTTCGCCGAGACCTTCGCCGTCTGGCTCCGGCCGCGCAGCGACTGGCGCCGGCGGTACGCGGGGTGGCCCGCGTTGCAGAAGCTCGAGTACGTTGATGCCCTGATGCAGGAACTGGAAGGCGTCGTCCCCTCGCACCGCAACCGCGAGGTGGTCGACCCGCTCCGCTCGCTCAAGCGCACCCTGTTCGAGCACTACACGTACCGCAAGGCGATCTACTCGGTGGAATACCCGAAGACCTACGACGACGACCTGCAGCGGCTCTTCTCCGACGACCCGCGGCACCGCATCCGCCCCACCGCCGCGGCCTTCCTCCGCCAGCACCGCGCCGACATCCGCCGCATCGTCTCGCGCTGGACGGGCGAGTACCAGTTCTCGCTCGACCAGGTGCTCGAGGACATGATCGGCCGCTGCAAGGAGCTGCGGCTCCGCGTCCCCGGCAACGAGCGCCAGCTCCTGACCGACTTCCTCGTGCTGCTCACCGCGCGCACGATGGGCTTCCTCGTCGGACAGGGCCGTCGCGACTGGATCGCCGTATGAGGGCGGCATGAAGCGGCTCACGATCCTCGTCCTCACGCACCCCGACCTCGTGCCCCCCGAGGTCGAGGGCGTGCTCTCGGCGCGCGAGGCGTTCGACATCAAGACCGAGTTCGACGTCATCTCCACGCTGCGCGAGACGGGGCACGACGTCCACGTCCTCGGCGTGCAGTGGGAGCTGCGCCCCATCCGCGAGGCGGTGGACGCGCTCAAGCCGGACATCGTCTTCAACCTGCTCGAGGAGTTCCACGGCGAGACGATGTACGACCAGAACGTCGTGAGCTACCTCGAGCTCATGAAGGTGAAGTACACCGGCTGCAACCCGCGCGGCCTCATGCTCTCGCGCGGCAAGGCCCTCTCCAAGAAGCTCCTCGCGTACCACCGCATCCGCGTCCCCGACTTCGCCGTCTTCCCCATGGGGCGCAAGGTGAAGCGGCCGCGCCACCTCGCCTTCCCGCTCATCGTCAAGTCCCTCATCGAGCACTCGTCGCTCGGCATCTCGCAGGCCTCGGTCGTGGACAGCGACGAGAAGCTCGCCGAGCGGGTGCGGTTCATCCATGAGCGCATCGGGACCGATGCCATCGCCGAGCAGTTCATCGGCGGGCGCGAGATCTACGTGAGCGTCCTCGGCAACGACCGGCTCGCGGCCTTCACGCCATGGGAGCTGGTGGTGGAGAAGCAGGACCCCGACGCGCCGCTCATCGCCACGGCGAAGATGAAGCACGACCCGGAGTACCAGGCGAAGAAGGGGATCGCGATCCGGGCCGCGCAGCAGATCCATCCCGACGCCGAGGCGCGGCTGCTGCACGACAGCAAGCGCATCTATCGGATCCTCGAGCTCACCGGGTACGCCCGGATCGACTTCCGGCTCGACGAGGAAGGGCGGACCTGGTTCCTCGAGGCGAATCCCAACCCCGACATCGCGCGCGAGGAGGAGTTCGCGCAGGCGGCGGCGCACGACGGGATCCCGTACCCGAAGCTGCTCGAGCGGATCGTGCGGATGGGGTTGCGGCAGGAGTAGGCTTGGGGGCAACGGGATGCCCCCGCCGCGCGTAATTCCGGTCTATGCCTTCCATGCTCCGCCGCCTTCTGTGCGTCCTGATGGCCGCGACCGCCGCCACGCGCCTCCCCGCGCAGGACAGCGCCGCGGTCGAGACGCGCCAGCCGGATACGCGCCTGCGCGTCTTCCTCGACTGCCCGTCCGGCGGCTGCGATCGCAACTACATGATCACCGAGCTGCCGTTCGCGCTCTGGACGCAGGACCGGCTCGACGCGGACGTGCACCTGCTCATCACGCGCATGGGCACGGCCTCGGGCGGCGGGCAGTACACCTACACCTTCATCGGCCTCAAGCAGTTCGCCACGCGGATCGATACGCTCGTCGGCTTCGTGCCGCCCAACGTCACCGACGAGCTGCGCCGTCGTGAGGTCGCCCGCGTGTCGAAGATCGGCCTCGTGCCCTTCGCGATGCGCCTGCCCGGCGCCGAGCGCTTCTCGGTCGCGTACGTCGCACCGGCGAACGCCCCGGCGGCCCCGGCGATGCGCGCGATGCAGGACCCGTGGGACTTCTGGGTCATGCGCCTCCGCGGCAATGGCGCCGGCGGCGCCGAGAGCCGGTCGAGCAGCTACGAGTTCAGCTCCGGCATCAGTGCCTCGCGCGTCACGGAGGACTGGAAGGTCTCGTTCAACGCCAACCAGCAGTACCGTGCCAACCGGTTCACGCTCTCGGACGGCAGCGAGCGGCGCTTCTTCCTCCGCAGCGCCGACGCGAGCGCGCGCATCGTGAAGAGCGTGGACGACCATTGGTCCATCGGCGCGCGGGCGGGCACCGCCTTCTCGGAGTTCTCCAACACGCAGGCGAGCGCCTCGGCGGACGTGTCGGCCGAGTACAACTGGTATCCTTGGGCGCAGGCGACGAGCCGCCAGCTCATCGCGCTCGTCGCGCTCGGCAGCCGGTTCAACGACTACTACGAGACGACGATCTACGGCCTCACCACCGAGCATCGGCCCGTCGCGCGGGCGGTGATCGCGGGCGAGTCGCGCCAGGTGTGGGGCACCGTCGATGCGCAGGCGCGCTACACGCGTTTCCTGCACGACGACCGGACCTACAGCATGAGCTTCACGGGGCGGACGAACTTCCGGTTGACCCGCGGCCTGTCGCTGGAGCTGCGCGGCGACGCGGCCAAGGTGAACGACCAGCTCTATCTCCCCCGCGGCGACGCGACCGATGACGAGGTCCTCACGCGGCAGCGCGCGCTCGCGACGGCGTACCGGCTGAGCGGGTCGATCGGGATCAACTTCACGTTCGGGTCGATCTACAACACGATCGTCAATCCGCGGCTCGACGACCTGGGGCAGTAGGAACGCCGTCGCTCAACCGACCTTCATCGCGAAGGTGATGGAGTTGCCGCCCGGTTCGCGCACGCCGATCTCGTCCATGCCGTAGAAGGTCGTCCGCCGCTCGAAGACGCGGGGCGCCCCGGCGATCTCCCGGATGACCGCATCGAGGTCGTCCACCTCGAGGAAGAGGAAGGTGCCGCCCGTCGGCAGGTCGGTGAGTGCCGCGATGTCGGCGGCGACGCTCGCGCGCGTCTGGTACATGACCTCGAGCCCGTCCTTCACGAGGATCACGAATCCCAGCACGTCACCGTGCGGGACCTCGGCGACGTTCACCCAGCCGAGTCGTTCCCAGAAGGGGAGGCAGGGTTCGATCGCGTCGACCAGCAGCACCGGGGAGAGCTTCTTGAGGGCATGGGACACGGGTCGACCTTCCGGCTGAGGGAGGCGTTAAGTTATCACGCGATGCCAGACGCCACCGCCCCACGCCACGGCCTCCTCGGCCTCTCCTACCGGCAGATCATCGCGCTCATCGCGCTGGTCAACGCCTTCGTCGCGACCTACCTGCACCTCTGGAAGCTCGGCCTCGCCGGTGAACTCTCGTGCGGCGCGAGCGGCGGGTGTCACATCGTCCAGTTCTCGGCGTACAGCTGGTTCCTCGGCGTCGACGTCGCGCTGATCGGCGCGATCGGGTACACCCTCATCCTCGTCACGGCGCTCGTCGGGTCGTTCGCCTCGCGCGAGGATGCCCGCGGGCCGGCGCTCGTGCTCGCGGCGCTGGTGTACCCGGCCTTCCTCTTCACGCTGCGACTCAAGTACTTCGAGTTCCTCGTGCTGCGGACCTTCTGCCCCTGGTGCGCGATCTCCGCCGTCTCCATCACCGTGCTCAGCGTGATCGTCGCGCTCGAGTTGCGGCGCACCGCGCGGCGATGAGCGGCCGCACCCTCACGCATTTCGCGGGCGGCGCGCGGCTCGCGGCCCACACCGCGCGCACCGCCCCGCCCGCCCGTGGGGGGCGGGGGGCGGGCGCGCGCCCGGCCCGCCGCCGCGCCCGCCCCGCGCCGGGGGGCGGCGGCGGCGGGCGGGGGGGCCGGGGGCCGGGGGGGGGGGGGGCGCGGCGCGCCCGCCCCCGCCCCGCCCGCCCCCCGCGCCCCCGGCCGGCCGCGCCCGCGCCCCGCGCCCCGCGCGGGCGGGGGGGGGGGGGGTCGACGACGCCCGCAGCGAGGTCCGACGCGGCATCGACGTGGTCGAGTTCGCCTGCGGCATCCCGCATCTCATGAAGGGCGAGTTCTCCGACGGCGTCTCGCGCGGCATCGACATGCACTCCATGCGCCAGCCCCTCGGCGTCGTCGCCGGGATCACGCCGTTCAACTTCCCGGCGATGGTGCCGCTCTGGATGCTCGGTCCCGCCCTCGCGACGGGGAACGCCGTGGTGCTGAAGCCGAGCGAACGCGATCCGGGCACACCGCTCCGCCTCGCAGAGCTGTGGGTCGAGGCCGGTGGTCCGCCCGGGACGTTCAATGTCCTCAACGGCGACAAGGAGGCGGTCG
This window of the Gemmatimonadota bacterium genome carries:
- a CDS encoding TldD/PmbA family protein, which encodes MDEALVLSRAECEDIVQRALTLSKADACRINIGASYQTNLRFADNQMSTSGISDDASITISSVFGKKRASVTTNDTSPDGLARAVAQSEALAKLSPDDPELMPELGAQTYASIPAWFDSTANLSAEDRAKAALTALEPARKAKDLTVAGFIDCSANATAIGTSAGLFAYHRSTGANYTLTVRTNDGTGSGWVGGDENDFSRIDFAGIATRAIDKARASRNPQAIEPGRYTVIFEPQAVSDLIGSVRGAMNARSAEEGRSPFSVRGPNGNGTKLGERIMDTRVTLVTDPADPQILGSPFDGEGMPTGRQVWVENGVLKQLAYSRFWAARKGVQPNSGGGGGFGGGGGGGLKMLGGDSTLDAMIQGTERAVLVTRLWYLRVVDGRTLVYTGLTRDGTFLVENGKVARSIKNFRFNDSPLFLLNNLEAVGPSVRVAEGGSVVPALKARDFSFTSLSDAV
- a CDS encoding putative zinc-binding metallopeptidase, with protein sequence MPNSRYPWARWTDERLLLLRFKDLGLKLEGTWVQDCIDELHGELEDRGLRLKPHVWVSDEWFSPGGVSGFAVPFYLLHPRLMKLERSQLIEIEGGQHHECMKIMRHECGHAIQHGYQLHRRREWQRLFGKSSVRYPEAYRPNPASKRYVQHLRRWYAQSHPDEDFAETFAVWLRPRSDWRRRYAGWPALQKLEYVDALMQELEGVVPSHRNREVVDPLRSLKRTLFEHYTYRKAIYSVEYPKTYDDDLQRLFSDDPRHRIRPTAAAFLRQHRADIRRIVSRWTGEYQFSLDQVLEDMIGRCKELRLRVPGNERQLLTDFLVLLTARTMGFLVGQGRRDWIAV
- a CDS encoding D-alanine--D-alanine ligase — protein: MKRLTILVLTHPDLVPPEVEGVLSAREAFDIKTEFDVISTLRETGHDVHVLGVQWELRPIREAVDALKPDIVFNLLEEFHGETMYDQNVVSYLELMKVKYTGCNPRGLMLSRGKALSKKLLAYHRIRVPDFAVFPMGRKVKRPRHLAFPLIVKSLIEHSSLGISQASVVDSDEKLAERVRFIHERIGTDAIAEQFIGGREIYVSVLGNDRLAAFTPWELVVEKQDPDAPLIATAKMKHDPEYQAKKGIAIRAAQQIHPDAEARLLHDSKRIYRILELTGYARIDFRLDEEGRTWFLEANPNPDIAREEEFAQAAAHDGIPYPKLLERIVRMGLRQE
- a CDS encoding VOC family protein, translating into MSHALKKLSPVLLVDAIEPCLPFWERLGWVNVAEVPHGDVLGFVILVKDGLEVMYQTRASVAADIAALTDLPTGGTFLFLEVDDLDAVIREIAGAPRVFERRTTFYGMDEIGVREPGGNSITFAMKVG
- a CDS encoding vitamin K epoxide reductase family protein codes for the protein MPDATAPRHGLLGLSYRQIIALIALVNAFVATYLHLWKLGLAGELSCGASGGCHIVQFSAYSWFLGVDVALIGAIGYTLILVTALVGSFASREDARGPALVLAALVYPAFLFTLRLKYFEFLVLRTFCPWCAISAVSITVLSVIVALELRRTARR